From one Burkholderia latens genomic stretch:
- a CDS encoding ABC transporter substrate-binding protein: protein MTIDRRQFMTAALAAAAAMRSHAADAAFAAADLDPRQAGRIRAARDDAAIRAASNYRWVRDGAFTVAISPHAPPVSTYATDARTVVGADPDYAQLVADALGRTLVLVPVAWADWPLGLTSGKYDAVISNVGVTEKRKEKYDFTTYRLGLHGFYVRTASPIAKIAEPKDIAGLRIITGAGTSQERILLEWSRRNVAQRLKAAELLYFDDDAAARVALLSGRADAELNPNASLAYEAARDGKIRRVGVVNAGWPANADVAIATRRGSGLAPALTLATNTLIGNGRYGQALARWGLQSEAVARAETNPPGLPSF from the coding sequence ATGACGATCGATCGACGCCAGTTCATGACCGCCGCGCTGGCGGCAGCGGCCGCGATGCGATCGCACGCAGCCGATGCCGCGTTCGCGGCGGCGGATCTCGATCCGCGCCAGGCCGGCCGCATCCGCGCCGCGCGCGACGACGCCGCGATTCGCGCGGCAAGCAACTACCGCTGGGTGCGCGACGGCGCGTTCACGGTCGCGATCTCACCGCACGCGCCGCCCGTGTCGACCTACGCCACCGATGCGCGCACCGTGGTCGGCGCCGATCCCGACTATGCGCAGCTCGTCGCCGATGCATTGGGCCGCACGCTTGTGCTGGTGCCGGTTGCATGGGCCGACTGGCCGCTCGGGCTGACGTCCGGCAAGTACGACGCGGTGATCTCGAACGTCGGCGTGACCGAAAAGCGCAAGGAGAAATACGACTTCACGACCTACCGGCTCGGGCTGCACGGCTTCTACGTGCGCACCGCGAGCCCGATCGCGAAGATCGCCGAACCGAAGGACATTGCAGGGCTGCGGATCATCACCGGCGCCGGCACGAGCCAGGAGCGCATCCTGCTCGAATGGAGCCGGCGCAATGTCGCGCAGCGGCTGAAGGCCGCCGAGCTGCTGTATTTCGACGACGATGCGGCCGCCCGCGTCGCGCTGCTGTCAGGCCGTGCGGATGCGGAGCTCAATCCGAACGCGTCGCTTGCGTACGAGGCCGCGCGCGACGGCAAGATCCGCCGGGTCGGTGTCGTGAATGCGGGCTGGCCGGCGAATGCCGATGTCGCGATCGCGACGCGTCGCGGCAGCGGGCTTGCGCCGGCGCTGACGCTCGCCACCAATACGCTGATCGGCAACGGCCGTTACGGGCAGGCGCTCGCGCGCTGGGGATTGCAGAGCGAGGCGGTCGCGCGGGCTGAGACGAATCCGCCGGGGTTGCCGTCGTTTTGA
- a CDS encoding LLM class flavin-dependent oxidoreductase, whose product MTTRRSIPFGLMLQGAGSHMNAWRHPSNPPDASINLDFAIGIARKAEAAGIAFAFVADGLYINEKSIPHFLNRFEPLTVLSALAVATKKIGLAGTISTSYSEPFTVARQLASLDTISGGRAGWNVVTTPLEGTAKNFGKTHPDHELRYEIADEYLAVVQGLWDSWDDDAFVRDRATGRFFDRDKLHTLDHHGRFFNVAGPLNIQRSPQGQPVIFQAGSSDTGIGLAGKYADAVFTHSPSLEETAAFTRRVKQSAIEHGRQPGDVKIFPGIGPIVGRTPAEAEDKYQAIRDLLTIDEALAYLGRYFDHHDFTRYALDAPFPELGDIGRNSFRSTTDRIKADAKRNNLTLRETALAVATPRPNFIGTAEHVADELIRWHDAGAGDGFILGFPVQAQGVDDFIELVIPALEARSRYSRELPGSTLRDHLGLPRKASRYAAPDTSQRQDDAAEAHA is encoded by the coding sequence ATGACGACCCGACGATCGATACCCTTCGGCCTGATGCTGCAAGGCGCAGGCAGCCACATGAACGCATGGCGGCATCCGAGCAACCCGCCGGACGCGAGCATCAACCTCGACTTCGCGATCGGCATCGCGCGCAAGGCGGAAGCGGCCGGCATCGCGTTCGCGTTCGTCGCGGACGGCCTCTACATCAACGAGAAGTCGATTCCGCACTTCCTGAATCGCTTCGAGCCGCTGACCGTGCTGTCGGCGCTCGCGGTCGCGACGAAGAAGATCGGCCTCGCGGGCACGATCTCGACGTCGTACAGCGAGCCGTTCACGGTCGCGCGGCAGCTCGCGTCGCTCGACACGATCAGCGGCGGCCGCGCGGGCTGGAACGTCGTGACGACGCCGCTCGAAGGAACCGCGAAGAACTTCGGCAAGACGCATCCCGATCACGAATTGCGCTACGAGATCGCCGACGAATACCTCGCCGTCGTGCAGGGGCTGTGGGACAGCTGGGACGACGATGCATTCGTGCGCGATCGCGCGACCGGCCGCTTTTTCGACCGCGACAAGCTGCACACGCTCGACCATCACGGCCGCTTCTTCAACGTGGCCGGTCCGCTGAACATCCAGCGCTCGCCGCAGGGGCAGCCGGTGATCTTCCAGGCAGGTTCGTCGGACACCGGCATCGGGCTCGCGGGCAAGTATGCGGACGCCGTCTTCACGCATTCGCCGTCGCTCGAAGAAACGGCCGCGTTCACGCGGCGCGTGAAGCAAAGCGCTATCGAGCACGGGCGGCAACCCGGCGACGTGAAGATCTTTCCGGGTATCGGGCCGATCGTCGGCCGCACGCCCGCCGAAGCGGAAGACAAGTACCAGGCGATTCGAGACCTGCTGACGATCGACGAAGCGCTCGCCTATCTCGGCCGCTATTTCGATCACCACGATTTCACCCGGTACGCGCTCGATGCGCCGTTTCCCGAACTTGGCGACATCGGCCGCAACAGCTTCCGCTCGACCACCGACCGGATCAAGGCCGACGCAAAGCGCAACAACCTCACACTGCGCGAGACGGCCCTGGCCGTCGCGACGCCGCGCCCGAACTTCATCGGCACGGCCGAACACGTTGCCGACGAGTTGATCCGCTGGCACGACGCCGGCGCCGGCGATGGCTTCATCCTCGGCTTCCCGGTCCAGGCGCAAGGCGTGGACGACTTCATCGAACTCGTGATTCCGGCGCTCGAAGCGCGGAGCCGTTACAGCCGCGAGCTGCCGGGCAGCACGCTGCGCGATCACCTCGGCCTGCCGCGCAAGGCGAGCCGCTATGCGGCGCCGGACACGTCACAACGACAGGACGACGCCGCCGAAGCGCACGCGTGA
- a CDS encoding MarR family winged helix-turn-helix transcriptional regulator, with the protein MNEDRRLFFLLNVGQRRVQRWVDRKAETDARASAAQAGALFFLAKQDGALIGEVGAALQLAPSAMTGLADRMAKAGLLARHADSDDGRATRLFLTDEGHAALKRARVVLRELNGKLCDGFSDAELDIVARWLHALQDRFPAER; encoded by the coding sequence TTGAACGAAGACCGACGACTGTTTTTCCTGTTGAACGTCGGCCAGCGGCGCGTGCAGCGCTGGGTCGACCGCAAGGCCGAGACCGATGCGCGCGCAAGCGCAGCACAGGCCGGCGCATTGTTCTTCCTCGCGAAGCAGGACGGCGCGCTGATCGGCGAGGTCGGCGCGGCACTGCAACTGGCGCCGTCCGCGATGACGGGGCTCGCCGACCGGATGGCGAAAGCGGGCCTGCTCGCGCGCCACGCCGATTCCGACGACGGGCGTGCGACGCGCCTGTTCCTGACCGACGAAGGTCATGCGGCGCTCAAGCGTGCGCGCGTCGTGTTGCGCGAACTGAACGGCAAGCTGTGCGACGGTTTTTCCGACGCGGAACTCGACATCGTCGCGCGCTGGTTGCACGCATTGCAGGACCGGTTTCCCGCCGAACGCTGA
- a CDS encoding ABC transporter substrate-binding protein produces the protein MSLSRIVAALLLALAAQPGIAKDTVTLRVGEQNYFNIQASMEASGVLKDLPYTIEWKHFQAAAPVAESLNGNAIDIGFLGDSALLTLAARGAPVKVVAVSRQSLDGVAILVPKNSPVRTVDDLQGKTIAVWRGAWSQQLVLRALEHPGLRADSVKYAYLMPIDATNALANGSVDAVSLWEPFVSTLALRQGARAVTTAQGLMPALSFVAANEQAATARRAEIADFLKRVVAARQWVDSHPREYADLWAKRAKLEPDVAYRWLNNAHQRVGPIDDTAAKDAQNTADFLHKAGVIPVAYDTAKLLDRSYAGAFAAPAQKTAAVQ, from the coding sequence ATGTCGTTGAGTCGAATCGTCGCCGCGCTGCTGCTCGCGCTCGCCGCGCAGCCAGGCATCGCGAAAGACACCGTCACGCTGCGTGTCGGTGAACAGAACTACTTCAACATCCAGGCGTCGATGGAGGCGTCCGGCGTGTTGAAGGACCTGCCTTACACGATCGAGTGGAAGCACTTCCAGGCCGCCGCACCCGTTGCGGAGAGCCTGAACGGCAATGCGATCGACATCGGCTTTCTCGGCGATTCCGCGCTGCTCACGCTGGCCGCGCGCGGCGCGCCGGTGAAGGTCGTCGCGGTATCGCGCCAAAGCCTCGACGGCGTCGCGATTCTCGTGCCGAAGAACTCGCCGGTGCGCACCGTCGACGACCTGCAGGGCAAGACCATCGCGGTGTGGCGCGGCGCCTGGAGCCAGCAACTCGTGCTGCGCGCGCTCGAGCACCCGGGCCTGCGCGCGGATTCCGTCAAGTACGCATACCTGATGCCGATCGATGCGACGAACGCGCTTGCGAACGGCTCGGTCGACGCCGTGTCGTTGTGGGAACCGTTCGTCAGCACGCTTGCGCTGCGGCAGGGCGCGCGAGCGGTGACGACCGCGCAGGGGCTGATGCCCGCGTTGAGTTTCGTCGCCGCGAACGAGCAGGCAGCCACCGCCAGACGTGCGGAGATCGCCGACTTCCTGAAGCGCGTCGTGGCCGCACGCCAGTGGGTCGACAGCCATCCGCGCGAGTACGCGGACCTGTGGGCCAAACGCGCGAAGCTCGAGCCGGACGTCGCATACCGATGGCTGAACAACGCGCACCAGCGCGTTGGCCCGATCGACGACACCGCCGCGAAAGACGCGCAGAACACCGCCGATTTCCTGCACAAGGCCGGCGTGATCCCGGTTGCTTACGACACGGCGAAGCTGCTCGACCGCTCGTACGCGGGCGCGTTCGCGGCGCCCGCGCAGAAGACGGCCGCCGTGCAGTGA
- a CDS encoding LLM class flavin-dependent oxidoreductase, whose amino-acid sequence MPVDIIGMITATPGAEVDVPGGAAVQPDYVRRFAQAHEAAGFDQILVGHFSNAADGFIVASFAAAATERIRILLAHRPGVIVPSAAARQISTLDVFSGGRLALNIVSGGDDTDLQRDGDFVPHDARYRRTGEYLDVLKRIWRADAPVDHDGEFYRLRGASPVVKGAQRPHVPIYFGGSSPAALAVAGEHADVYMTWGEPLASVREQIARVRAAALPFGRAPRISVSFRPIVARTEAAAWEQADAIRERVRAARLANGQPIDGHAPQNAGSQRLMAAAAQGDVLDERLWMGVANLTGARWNSTALVGTPEQVAKALGEYYRLGVSTFLIRGFDPLHDVSAYGRELIPAIHAHVAELDRERAAVKT is encoded by the coding sequence ATGCCTGTCGACATCATCGGCATGATCACCGCGACGCCCGGCGCGGAGGTCGACGTACCGGGCGGGGCGGCCGTCCAGCCCGACTACGTGCGGCGCTTCGCGCAAGCGCACGAAGCCGCCGGCTTCGACCAGATCCTGGTCGGCCATTTCAGCAACGCGGCGGACGGCTTCATCGTCGCGTCGTTCGCGGCCGCCGCGACCGAACGCATCCGCATCCTGCTCGCGCACCGGCCCGGCGTGATCGTGCCGTCGGCCGCCGCGCGGCAGATTTCGACGCTCGACGTGTTCAGCGGCGGCCGGCTCGCACTGAATATCGTGTCCGGCGGCGACGACACCGACCTCCAGCGTGACGGCGACTTCGTGCCGCACGATGCACGCTATCGCCGCACCGGCGAATATCTCGACGTGCTGAAACGCATCTGGCGCGCCGACGCGCCGGTCGATCACGACGGCGAGTTCTACCGGCTGCGCGGTGCGTCGCCGGTCGTCAAAGGCGCGCAGCGCCCGCACGTGCCCATCTATTTCGGCGGTTCGTCACCGGCTGCGCTGGCCGTCGCAGGCGAGCATGCGGACGTCTACATGACGTGGGGCGAGCCGCTCGCGTCGGTGCGCGAGCAGATCGCGCGCGTGCGGGCGGCCGCGTTGCCGTTTGGACGCGCGCCGCGCATCAGCGTGTCGTTCCGGCCGATCGTCGCGCGGACCGAAGCCGCCGCGTGGGAGCAGGCCGACGCGATTCGCGAGCGCGTGCGCGCGGCGCGGCTCGCGAACGGCCAGCCGATCGACGGTCACGCGCCTCAGAACGCAGGCTCGCAGCGGCTGATGGCCGCGGCCGCGCAGGGCGACGTGCTCGACGAGCGGCTGTGGATGGGCGTCGCGAACCTGACGGGCGCGCGCTGGAATTCGACCGCGCTCGTCGGCACGCCTGAACAGGTCGCGAAGGCGCTCGGCGAGTACTACCGCCTCGGCGTGTCGACGTTCCTGATTCGCGGATTCGATCCGCTGCACGATGTGTCGGCGTATGGACGCGAGCTGATTCCGGCGATTCACGCGCATGTCGCGGAACTCGACCGGGAGCGTGCGGCTGTGAAGACGTAG
- a CDS encoding amino acid ABC transporter permease/ATP-binding protein gives MSDTTHLGGALPPLSSSGVRDAGAHVRIVPARHRSRTAGTVLALGLIALALHSILGNPQWGWPVFAEWFLSPPVLSGLARTLLLTLLGAVFGFALGAFVALARLSRSRLLSASAWAFVWLFRSIPLIVLLLILNNLGYLYEHVRLGVPFTDVVWFDTPTTDLISPFLAAVLGLTLNHAAFSAEVIRGGILAVDQGQLEAAAALGLPRGRQTTRIVLPQAMRSILPTAFNDLITLAKGTSMVYVLAMPELFYTVQVIYRRNLEVIPLLMVATVWYLIILTVLSAIQVQVERHYARGALRNPPPSALTFVLARASALWRRASIRNAATAAAATQDETAAAHAPRTGGEVAVHNVSKQFGMQRVLDNVSFVAPRGSVTVIVGPSGSGKSTLLRTINHLERVDDGFIDIDGELIGYRCDGDVLHELKERDVLKRRTAVGMVFQNFNLFPHLTVLDNLIEAPIAVAGVTRDAAERTARTLLARVGLADKADAYPRQLSGGQQQRVAIARALALRPKVLLFDEPTSALDPELVNEVLDVIKELARSGTTLVIVTHEIGFAREVADNVLFMERGRIVESGPPARVLDAPAHPRTRAFLSRVL, from the coding sequence ATGAGCGACACGACCCATCTCGGCGGCGCACTGCCGCCGCTCTCTTCCTCCGGCGTCCGCGACGCCGGCGCGCACGTGCGGATCGTGCCGGCCCGCCATCGGTCGCGCACGGCCGGCACGGTGCTGGCGCTCGGGCTGATTGCGCTCGCGCTGCACTCGATTCTCGGCAACCCGCAATGGGGCTGGCCCGTATTCGCCGAATGGTTCCTGTCGCCGCCGGTGTTGTCCGGGCTCGCACGCACGCTGCTGCTGACGCTGCTCGGCGCCGTGTTCGGCTTCGCGCTCGGCGCGTTCGTCGCGCTGGCCCGGCTGTCGCGCTCGCGGCTGCTGTCGGCAAGTGCGTGGGCCTTCGTGTGGCTGTTCCGCTCGATTCCGCTGATCGTGCTGCTGCTGATCCTCAACAATCTCGGCTATCTGTACGAACACGTTCGGCTCGGCGTGCCGTTTACCGACGTCGTATGGTTCGACACGCCCACCACCGACCTGATCAGCCCGTTCCTCGCCGCCGTGCTCGGCCTGACGCTCAACCACGCGGCGTTTTCCGCGGAAGTGATTCGCGGCGGCATTCTCGCGGTCGACCAGGGGCAGCTCGAAGCCGCCGCCGCGCTCGGGCTGCCGCGTGGCCGTCAGACGACGCGGATCGTGCTGCCGCAGGCGATGCGCTCGATCCTGCCGACCGCGTTCAACGATCTGATCACGCTCGCGAAAGGCACGTCGATGGTGTACGTGCTCGCGATGCCCGAGCTGTTCTATACGGTGCAGGTGATCTATCGGCGCAATCTCGAAGTGATTCCGCTGCTGATGGTCGCAACCGTGTGGTATCTGATCATCCTCACCGTGTTGTCCGCGATCCAGGTGCAGGTCGAGCGCCACTACGCGCGAGGCGCGCTGCGCAATCCGCCGCCGTCGGCGCTGACATTCGTGCTGGCGCGCGCGAGTGCGCTGTGGCGGCGCGCATCGATTCGCAATGCAGCGACGGCCGCCGCGGCGACGCAGGACGAAACCGCGGCCGCCCACGCGCCGCGCACCGGCGGCGAAGTCGCCGTACACAACGTGTCGAAGCAGTTCGGCATGCAGCGCGTGCTCGACAACGTGTCGTTCGTCGCGCCGCGCGGCAGCGTGACGGTAATCGTCGGGCCGTCCGGCTCCGGCAAATCGACGCTGCTGCGCACGATCAACCACCTGGAGCGCGTCGACGACGGCTTCATCGACATCGACGGCGAACTGATCGGCTATCGGTGTGACGGCGACGTACTGCACGAGCTTAAGGAGCGCGACGTGCTGAAGCGGCGCACCGCAGTCGGCATGGTGTTCCAGAACTTCAACCTGTTTCCGCACCTGACGGTGCTCGACAACCTGATCGAAGCGCCGATTGCCGTCGCGGGCGTCACGCGCGACGCAGCCGAGCGCACTGCCCGTACGCTGCTCGCACGCGTCGGCCTCGCCGACAAGGCCGATGCATATCCGCGCCAGTTGTCCGGCGGACAGCAGCAGCGCGTCGCGATCGCGCGCGCACTCGCGCTGCGCCCTAAGGTTCTGCTGTTCGACGAGCCGACGTCCGCGCTCGACCCCGAACTGGTGAACGAAGTGCTCGACGTGATCAAGGAGCTCGCACGCTCGGGCACCACGCTCGTGATCGTCACGCACGAGATCGGCTTCGCGCGCGAAGTCGCCGACAACGTGCTGTTCATGGAACGCGGCCGCATCGTCGAATCGGGGCCGCCTGCCCGCGTGCTCGACGCGCCGGCCCATCCGCGCACGCGCGCGTTCCTGTCGCGGGTGCTGTGA
- a CDS encoding serine aminopeptidase domain-containing protein, whose translation MTSEPIEFSAADGYTLRGTLWSPDVPPRALVLIHPATAVPERLYAGFARFLTGRGFAALTYNYRGIGASRPPRLNELHARMRDWIELDVGAATAWARQAHEGLPLLAVGHSVGGHAIGLSAGTAHLRAAVMVAAHAGSTRLISRAAERLKVRLILRVIGPLAAALLGYVPGKRLGLGEDLPAGVFREWSRWTTLPRYFFDDPTLGAAERFGKQRLPILAIGFDDDPWANPQAIDLLVSYFTRAAVERRQIDPHAADSGPIGHMGFFRSRPGGVLWPGVADWLARALDSPREAGRPSFSIATGNRA comes from the coding sequence ATGACGTCAGAACCGATCGAGTTTTCCGCCGCCGACGGCTATACGCTGCGCGGCACGCTGTGGTCGCCGGACGTGCCGCCGCGCGCGCTGGTGCTGATCCATCCGGCCACCGCGGTGCCCGAGCGGCTGTATGCAGGCTTTGCGCGGTTTCTGACCGGGCGCGGCTTCGCGGCACTGACCTACAACTACCGCGGAATCGGCGCGTCGCGGCCGCCAAGGCTGAACGAACTGCATGCGCGCATGCGCGACTGGATCGAACTCGACGTCGGCGCCGCGACCGCATGGGCTCGGCAGGCTCATGAAGGGCTGCCGCTGCTGGCCGTCGGCCACAGCGTCGGCGGCCACGCGATCGGACTGTCGGCCGGCACCGCGCACCTGCGTGCGGCCGTGATGGTCGCCGCACACGCGGGCAGTACGCGGCTGATTTCCCGTGCCGCGGAGCGGCTGAAGGTGCGGCTGATCCTGCGCGTGATCGGCCCGCTCGCCGCAGCGCTGCTCGGCTACGTGCCCGGCAAGCGGCTCGGCCTCGGCGAGGATCTGCCAGCCGGCGTGTTTCGCGAATGGAGCCGCTGGACGACGCTGCCGCGCTACTTCTTCGACGACCCGACGCTCGGCGCGGCCGAACGCTTCGGGAAACAACGGTTGCCGATTCTCGCAATCGGCTTCGACGACGATCCGTGGGCGAACCCGCAAGCGATCGACCTGCTGGTAAGCTACTTCACGCGCGCGGCCGTCGAACGCCGCCAGATCGATCCGCACGCGGCGGACAGCGGGCCGATCGGGCACATGGGCTTCTTCCGCAGCCGGCCCGGCGGCGTGCTGTGGCCCGGCGTCGCCGACTGGCTCGCTCGCGCGCTCGACTCGCCGCGCGAAGCGGGCCGCCCGTCATTTTCGATTGCAACAGGGAACCGAGCTTGA